The DNA region GCGCTTGGGGCCTGCCCGTTCGAGCTCGGCGACTGGAATGGTGTGCCAGGCGGCGGGGACTTCGCCGAGGAGTCGTTCGAGGTCGATGGACGCGCGTACGTAGGTGAGCGAGTCGCCGCCGAGGCTGACGAAGGTCGCGTCGTCGGGGATGTCGCCGACGTTGAGCGCGCGCTGGAAGATCTGCCGAACAGACCCGGCCGAGGACCCGCGCGAGAACAGGGAACCTGACGACGACGCGGACCCGCGCGGGGACACCGAAGTTGGCGACGACGCGGACCCGTCCACGATCCGTGTCTCGGAACGCCCGCCCTGACCCGGAAACCCGAACCGCCGCGGAACCCGCGCCCCGAACCTCAGCGCACGCAGCCCCCACCCATCCCCGGGGGGACGGCCCTTGGCCAGTCTATCCGGCCCGGCCGACGGATGATCTTGGTTTGGGGGTGCCTGTGGACAACTCTGGATACCCGCGTAGTCGACTTTGCCGGTGGCCAGGCGGGGGAACTCGGCGTACTCGCGGACCCGGACGTGGTCGACGGGCAGGCCGACGCGGGTGGCGACCAGCGTGGCCGCCGCGTGGGTGTCCTGGCCGTTGACCATGGCAAGGGTGATCGCGGTGTCGTCGCCCGCGGCGGCGGCGGTGAAGCCCGCGCGGGTCAGGTGGCGCTCGATCTCGTCGAGGTCGACGCGCAGGCCGAACAGTTTCACGAAGCGGCTCTTGCGGCCGATGACCTCGTAGAGGCCGTCCGCCGCCCGGCGGGCCAGGTCGCCGGTGGGCAGGTCGCCCAGGGTGGCGCCCAAAGCCAAGTCCGCGGGCCCGCGGGCGTAGCCGAGCATGACGTTGGGGCCGCGGTAGACGAGTTCGCCGTCCGGGTGGATCTCGAAGGAGCCGCCGGGGATGGGGATGCCGACGGCCTCCGGGCGGGTGACGGCCAACTCGGCGGGCAGGTAGGCCATGCGGGCGGTGGCCTCGGTCTGGCCGTACATCACGAAGAACCGCCACCCGCCCGCCGACGCCAGCCCGGCGTAGCGGCGGACCTGGGTCGGAGCGAGCCGCCCGCCCGCCTGGGTGACATAACGCAGGGCAGGCAGGTCCCGGTCGGCGAAGCCCGCGCGGTCGAGCAGGTCGAACGTGTACGGCACCCCGTGCAGGCTGGTCCCGCCGTGGCCCTGGAACATCGACCAGAATTCCGGGTCGACCACCGACAGGTCGCTGAGCAGCACCGCCGCGCCGCGGGAAAGGTTGCTGTTGAGGACCGACAGGCCGTAGCAGTAGTGCAGCGGCAGGGTCAGCGCCGCGCGGTCGGTGTCGCGGATGTCGAGGTACTCGGCGATCGAGGTGGCGTTGGACTGCAGGTTCGACGCCGAGAGGCGCACCAGCTTCGGCGAACCCGTGCTCCCCGACGTCGACAGCAGCAACGCCAGGTCCGAGTGCAACTCGTGGGCGGTGCCCGCCCGCCGCTCCCGAAGC from Alloactinosynnema sp. L-07 includes:
- a CDS encoding non-ribosomal peptide synthetase, whose amino-acid sequence is METVSAPERLGVPFVHSLADFGDRIAVVTPSGSLTYRALASRVASVGEVLGSTRRLVLVAAGNDLDSVVTYLAALRGGHPVLLTSPDGKQLDTLVDAYDPDVVQLGGELRERRAGTAHELHSDLALLLSTSGSTGSPKLVRLSASNLQSNATSIAEYLDIRDTDRAALTLPLHYCYGLSVLNSNLSRGAAVLLSDLSVVDPEFWSMFQGHGGTSLHGVPYTFDLLDRAGFADRDLPALRYVTQAGGRLAPTQVRRYAGLASAGGWRFFVMYGQTEATARMAYLPAELAVTRPEAVGIPIPGGSFEIHPDGELVYRGPNVMLGYARGPADLALGATLGDLPTGDLARRAADGLYEVIGRKSRFVKLFGLRVDLDEIERHLTRAGFTAAAAGDDTAITLAMVNGQDTHAAATLVATRVGLPVDHVRVREYAEFPRLATGKVDYAGIQSCPQAPPNQDHPSAGPDRLAKGRPPGDGWGLRALRFGARVPRRFGFPGQGGRSETRIVDGSASSPTSVSPRGSASSSGSLFSRGSSAGSVRQIFQRALNVGDIPDDATFVSLGGDSLTYVRASIDLERLLGEVPAAWHTIPVAELERAGPKRGRLRSLETNILLRALAITLIVSTHVGLTQVWGGAHLLLVIAGWSFARFALAPVAPERMASRIAKAAARIAVPSAIFLTWRAAVSDNVAVTNALLVNNFIQHGTISYWYVEVLVQILAALALLFLIPGVRRAAVEHGFALAAGVLAITLIARMSAVHVPMSSGYSARDMSIHGVLWLFVLGWLVQRATTLPQRAAAAAMALVLIPGWFDDPVRDAIVIAGVLLVLFVPTVRVPGAVVRVAGLVAGASLYIYLTHYIVFMQLRPLLPLWVVVAITVAVGVIVWRAVCALGKLRARLA